Part of the Butyrivibrio proteoclasticus B316 genome, CAGAGGTAAGAAGGCTTTCTGTTTTACCAGTAGCCTCTTCTATCATTGCAGATAAGTCTTCTGCTTTAATATCCCAATTATCTTGGAATTGCTTTACCGCATCCCATTTAAATCTTTCGTCATTCCATCTTCCAGCAAAAGCTTCTTTATAGCTATTTACAGCTGCATCCAGTTTTTCAAGATTCATTAGCTAACCTCCTATTTGAGTGCTTATCTCGCATATACTATTTTATTACTTACAGAACAATTATTGTTGTAATTACAAACATTTAATAATAGTTTTAGAAAATGACTACCCCTTATAATCACCATATTTCCGCATTTTAACAAAAGCGATGTGCAAAATTATGCACACCGCTCATTAAATAATTACTTTATTTTTTAATGTTTACCTATCTAACGTTTTTTCTTTCCACCACCCAAAACTCCTAGCACCATGGCAATTGCGAGTAATATAACAATAGCAGTTCCAACCGGCAGTAAAATCTGCGCAGCAATAGCTTTTTTTATATCTTCTCGGAGAGCACCTTGTTGTTCCGCATGTTGCTTACAAGCTATCACCGCGACAACATACGAAATCAACGACAACAAACACCAAACTATAAACCAAAAAGATACGTCCGGATTGGGCCACGTGAATAATGCACAAAGTATAAATAAAGCCTGCAATACAAACGCCGCCCAATTAATCGCTGGTTCGCCATATTTATCCTCATAACTGCGATTAAAATAGTAACCAACAGCACTTGATCCTATCATTATCACCAGGATAATAAATCCAGCCATATTATTCTCCGACTTTTTCGCATTCCACTACTTTTCCAGTTATACTTAACGCATTTAAAAATTTATCGATGTCATTAGAAGGCCACCATCTATACAGATAAACCTTAGTCCCATCCGAAAGTTCTATAGGCCTTTCCATAAGCCAATCCTCTTTCTTCTCAACATCCCTAACAAGCATCCTTGAGCTAATCCATTTACATTTTGCTTTCCGCGAAAGGTCAACTATATAATCATGTAACTGTTGATAGTTCCAGGATTCATCGATAACTTCATTAACAATTAAATCCCACATCAAATCATACAGCTTTAATCCCGCACCTTGCTTTTCATAAATCTTACCATCATAGGTATATGCAGTTCTCTGTTTTTTACCTTCTGCCTGAGGAGCATCAGTTCCCGTTATGGATGCAATCTTCATAACTTTAATAAGTGGCACAAGCTCTGGCTTGCTGAGCGGATCGTCTTTATTTGTGTCTAGAACATCGATAAGACCACTTATAAACGCCTCCACCCTCGGCTTATCGATTTTTTTGAAGTCAATATCAGGATAATACTCCATAACTCTTTCAAGGTTAGAATCAATATCGCATAAGCATTGCAACATTTCCGGAGATAGATCATCTTTCACCTGAACTATTGCCTTGTAAACAGAATAATCTAATTCTTGAAGACATAATGTCGCAAAAATAAGTAATTTACACTCTTTTAGATCCAGATCATGATTTCTGCTGACAATCATGCACAATAACTGATAGCTGTTCTTGAGACGTTTGATAGCTCTAGGGTTAGTTCCAATAGAGTTCCTTACCAATCCTTCATAAATAGCTATATTATCATTGCCGTCTATTACTGGCTTTCCATCCACAACTACAGCAGTCAATTGTTTCTCAAGGTAAGATTCTATATTATATTGTTCTACAGGCATCTTGAACGGAACCTGTATGATCTTATCAAAAAAGTCTTTTCCCTTTTTGTAATTTACAGGATCCTTGAAATCAAAATTATACTTTTCCGCAACTCCCCTGCAGACCACATCATAGTCTATCGCAAGAACGAATACGCATTTCTCACAATCTAGAAAATTCTTTAATACTTCAAGGAGTTCTACTGCTTTCCTTGGCTCCAGCCTATCAAGATCATCTATAAAAATAATGATTCGTTCTTTAGGGTTTTCGTTTACACTTTTAGTAAACTCCTCTTTTATTTTATTCATTATGTTAACAGGATTTGCTGGATCCGCTCCACCCATCTGTTTCGATACAGCATCCATTGCAGTTTTAAACAACTCACCAAATGAACCAAGACCTGTTGCTTTCTCTACAATTGGCATTCCCGCATATTTAATCACAGAAAGTGTTGTAAACAAGGCATTCATGTTTTTGGACTTTCCCTTTTCAGGATCAATCTTTGCAATCAGACTCTTAATAAGTGTTTCTGAAAGATTACTTTCCATGTTAAACTGAGAAAATTGCCATGTATTAAACTCAACAAAACTGCATTTATCCTTATCCAACTCTTTCTCAATCATCTTCATGATAGAAGTTTTTCCTGTTCCCCAGCTTCCCTGAATAGACACCGTAAGCGGTGTTGCGCATGTCATTAAAAAATCTGCCATACTAGCTATATAGTTCTTTATTCCAAAAGAATCCTCTGATGCAGGAAGGTCAGATGATGCAATTACATAATTGTTGTTCTGTGTCATATCCTGGTTTCTCCTTATTAAAACACGATTGATCAATCCCACAAATATATGTTACATCATACGCAAGTTAACGGATATTAAATAAATATTAAGCGTATTCATTCTTGAACACAGTTCCGTTATCTTCTTACTAAGTTTTCCTTAATAGTGGCTATGTCCTTTGCAGTCAAATAATCGCATTCCATTAATAAAGGATATGGAATTTTTGCCCCTTATCTGCTACTCACTGCATAGTTTTTTCACGTTTTATAATCATTTCCCCATCATGCTAATAACAGCAGATATAGCTGGGTATATTCATAGTTTTATATGCTCGTGTAAAAATCCTGCCCTCGGTTAGAAAGGAGGATGGCACTTGTTATAGTCGGAAATTAACATGTGTATATTTCATATGAATATTTCAGAGAACACAACAACTGATATTTTCAAAAACTCTTCTGTAGAATATAGAAATGAGGAGGTGATAGTCATAAACAGCAATCCAGACCGTTATAGCGGAGTTTATAAAGAAATGGCTGATTTGCTAGGCGATGCTGCAGCAGTAAAGATCTGGAAGCGCTTTTCAGGTCTGAATATCTCCTTTCCGCAAAGACTATACTCAAAGGAATTCACTAGACAGTTTATCGAAGAAAACATGGAAACCATGCGTCCTCATGATATAGCCAGGAATGTGAACCTTTCAGAAAGAAGGATAAGGCAAATCATTAACGAGATAAAAAACGAAAAAGAAAATGGGAGAAACGCTTAATGAAAAAGATTATTAGTATTATGTTGACGTGCACATTATATTTCTTCTTATTTGGATGCGGAGAGTCTTCACAAATAACGCCGCAGAATTCTGAAAGCGTGAAGATTCAAGATTCACAGAAAACTGATGAACCAGCAGATGCGTCAAAGGAAAGTGTCGAAGAAACAGGTGGTGTTGAAAAAATAATAGGTGATTGGTTTGGACAAACAGAAATACACACCGATTATAATGATGGAACATTTGATGCAGTATTATCTATCAACGCTGACAATACCTGGGCGTCTTGTGTTGATGGAGACTTTAATTGGGGCACATGGGAAGCTGCTTCTGAAAAGGGAAATAGAATTGTATTGACCGTCCAGTATGAAGGAACCGATGGCACAAATGAATGGTCTTTTGAAAAGCATCCAGATGGATATTATTACGAATACGTGCATATGGAAACTATAGAGTTTAAAATGACTAAGCTGGAATCTGAGCCGGCAGATCAGATATACAATGACTGGTATGGTGAAATCACATATATAGATAAATATGATAATGAGGAAGAGGAGGCCAAAACATCAATCTCAATCAATTCCGATGGAACCTGGTCTTCCTCAGTAAGCGGAGCAAATAATAATGGAAATATCCGATATGTATCAGAATCTGGTCACCTTATCATTTTGGACGTAGTATACGAAGGGGTTGATAAAACCAATCAATGGGGAGTGGTGAAGAAGGCTAATGGGCAATTTTACTATGAATACTATCATGGACAACTGATAGAAATACCAATTAATCCATTATAAACACATATAGTTAGGATATTGCCTTTCGATGTAATATAAACAAAAGCACCCTAAATGTAGAACTCAGGTTTCGCATTTAAGGTGCTTTTTTATCCTTCGTTTACGAGAAATGTGAACATGTATCTCACTGCGTAGCTTAATATTTTTTTCATAATAAGTTGCAGTTATTTTTATAATTGTAAAAACATACACATGATAAAATAACCTCACAATATGGTCATTTGCTATAAAGTGAAAGGGATTTTATTTATGTGCAAAAAGTTACCTCTGACTATCTTGCTTTCTATATCTATTCTTCTTAGCTCTGTTTCCATGCCTTACTTTACAATAAAAGCTTCAGCATCTGCGCTAGAAAAAATTAAAGAAGCGACCGAAGAAGCAGGTAACACTGCTAAAGAAAAAGCTAACGAAGCCGCTGAAGCGACTAAAAAAGCCGCTGAAAAAGCTGGCTCTGCTGCTAAACAAACAATGGATGACGCCGGAAAAGCTGCAAAAGATGTATCTGAAAAAGCAGGTGCAGCGTCAAAGGAAGCTGCCACTAAGGCCAAGGAAGGTGCGGAAAAAACTGGTGAAGTAATTTCTGATGGTGCTGGAAAAGCTTATAATTCCGCATCAAACGCGGCATCAAAAGCCGGCAACAGCATCAAGAACTATATCGCCAATATAGACACTGCCAAGTTCGAGGCAGGATGGGATTATGCTGCACAGTATACCGGTACTGCAATAGCAGCTCTAAAAGGACAGAGCTACGTCAACTCTGTCCAGAACAGTATTACCTCACTCCAAAAAAACATGGTGGACACAGTACGCACAAATCGTGGCATTGCCCAAGAAGCCGGATTTGCTGCTGAGGTGTGGGCAACAGATACATTTAACATCGATGCCGCTCTGAACAACTCTGATTATAAAGCTACAAGGCCATCATCAAATAAAGCCAATTCCGCAGATGTAGTCATTTCAGATGGAAAAAACACTTCTGATTACAGTCTAAAGTACTATAAGGACGCTGACAGCAGTGCAAATGCCCAAGCTAGGACATTTTTTGAAGACTATCGTGAGTATTGCGCCAAAACTGAACGCAATGGCGGAACTCCTATGTCCGATGAAGAATATCTTGCACAATATGGCAAATCACTGGATTCACTTTATGATTCATTGTACTCCGGACAAGGACGAATCATCCCGACAGATCAGTTAGATAAGGCTAAGACATATCTAAAAAATCGAAATGCCAAGATGACAGGCAGCGACAGCCTTGATCGGCAAGCGCTATCTCCCGCTTTACAAGAAACCATAGATAACCTTGCTGATAGAATTGAAGCCCCTGATGGTACAAAGTCACGCCCTCTCAGTGAGAGTGAGGCAAAAGCAATTGTTGAACTATGTAGGGATGGAGATTTTGATCCTGCAGACTTTGGTATTTCTCCATCACAGCTTATTACCACCAGATATATCCTCAAGCAATCCATTAATGCTGGTGCGCAATCAGCAATGATTAGCACAGCTTTTGCCATTGGACCAGATATATATGAAATAATTGTAGATGCAGCTAAAAATGGCAAAGTTGATGAAGAGAAACTCAAAGAAACCGGTATTGATGGCATACTTGCCGGTTCTGAAGGCTTTGTAGAAGGCTCTGTGAGCAGTGCGATTGTCGTCGCTGCTCAGTCAGGGAAATTTGGTACAAGTCTTGTAAACATTGCTCCAGAGACCGTTGGAACATTGACAGTATTAACAATAGACGCTATCCGCTATGGATATCAGCTCTCATCAGGAAAAATTACAAAAACAGAATATGCAGACTTAATGACACAGGATATAATTATCGCCCTTGCTTCTCAAACAACCGGTGCACTTATGCTTGCGCTATTCCCGTTCATACCATTTTCCTATATGGCTGGAAGCATGGCAGGCGCAATGCTTGCATCTGTCGGATACCAAGCGGGCAAGGAACTATATTTGGAACTTCGCGGAGAAGATGGCTTCGAAACAATAGTTCCTTCCTCAATTGCATCTGGAACAGATATGGCATCAGCTTTCCTTTCGTCGCTTAACATTAAAGATAGTATTTCGGGTTTTAAAGATAGAACCGTCACTGCGTATAATAATGGGAAAATCAAAATAACCTCGCGCACAGGTTAATCTATTTTGTACTAACGTAACGAGTGTTCCATCGGGTTAAGATTTTTTCAGAAACAATTTAGGTTGGATTAAAGTAGGCAGATTATCATTGTCTTATCAGGAAGAGAAAACCTGATAACCCCCCACACATACTTTTTCATTTTCATAGCAAAAAGGCTGTCACAACAGCATGACAGCCTTCCTCCCTAAGATTCTGCCGGAGCTTTTGCTCCGGCTTTTAACAGGTGCTCCTGTTCAGAAACTCCTGCCCTCTTATCAACTTATAGAGAACGATCATATGGATTTAAGCTCCAAATCCCCAACTTGGAAAAGGATTATCAGTAACATCTATGGTTGAAGGATCCACTCCTACACGAGCGCATAAGTCAAGTGCGGCCTGATACGTAGCGCAAATTGCTGTATAATACTTTCCATCATTTCCCTTATATCTCACGATATAGTATTTTCCACCAGCGTCACCACCAGCAACCATCATAAGTTCATTATCATTAAGTTTGAACTTTTTATACTCATTGTTTCTCATATGCGCTCCTTTCTGCCTTCACCTTAGGGCTAATGTTTTTTGTTTTCACTTATTTATACG contains:
- a CDS encoding KAP family P-loop NTPase fold protein, which codes for MTQNNNYVIASSDLPASEDSFGIKNYIASMADFLMTCATPLTVSIQGSWGTGKTSIMKMIEKELDKDKCSFVEFNTWQFSQFNMESNLSETLIKSLIAKIDPEKGKSKNMNALFTTLSVIKYAGMPIVEKATGLGSFGELFKTAMDAVSKQMGGADPANPVNIMNKIKEEFTKSVNENPKERIIIFIDDLDRLEPRKAVELLEVLKNFLDCEKCVFVLAIDYDVVCRGVAEKYNFDFKDPVNYKKGKDFFDKIIQVPFKMPVEQYNIESYLEKQLTAVVVDGKPVIDGNDNIAIYEGLVRNSIGTNPRAIKRLKNSYQLLCMIVSRNHDLDLKECKLLIFATLCLQELDYSVYKAIVQVKDDLSPEMLQCLCDIDSNLERVMEYYPDIDFKKIDKPRVEAFISGLIDVLDTNKDDPLSKPELVPLIKVMKIASITGTDAPQAEGKKQRTAYTYDGKIYEKQGAGLKLYDLMWDLIVNEVIDESWNYQQLHDYIVDLSRKAKCKWISSRMLVRDVEKKEDWLMERPIELSDGTKVYLYRWWPSNDIDKFLNALSITGKVVECEKVGE
- a CDS encoding Mor transcription activator family protein, which encodes MNISENTTTDIFKNSSVEYRNEEVIVINSNPDRYSGVYKEMADLLGDAAAVKIWKRFSGLNISFPQRLYSKEFTRQFIEENMETMRPHDIARNVNLSERRIRQIINEIKNEKENGRNA